The following nucleotide sequence is from Diospyros lotus cultivar Yz01 chromosome 3, ASM1463336v1, whole genome shotgun sequence.
GAGGCAATTGCcagaaagagagaattattgACCAACATGAGGGTGATCTAGAAATCAAGAAGAATTGAATCCAGAAATCAGAAGAAATTAATCAACACAAAGTTGATCTAGAAATCAGGGAAGTTTATCAACATTCGAGTTGATCCAGAATTGCAGGTAAACAAGGATCAATTTTAgaccccaaaaaataaataatagggGAACAACCCGCCCTGACCTGGCCATCACAAGGATCAATTTTAGTAGCTTTTTTGAGAAACTCTTGGGCCTTCTCAGTTTGCCTAAGCTGTACAAAAATGTGTCCTAGCACCtgtgtcaaaaattaaaatcaaagatcAGTTTGCTACGAGGGTAGGACAAAAAGTCAAGAGCACTTTGCATTATATCATCTCTTGTCTAATCGGTCACTCAACGATCCTTTTCTATGTCTCAAAATGatatcaatgaatttgattacaTAGTAGCCGCAACTGTTACTGTATCACAAATAACAAAATCTAATGTCAAACCAAAAACATGTTAACATTTtaatatattcaattaatttttgtaatatttaatttaaaagttataGTATTTGTCAACTTGTTGAGGAATATTTATCTTCACCAGATCAATACTCTCCACCTCTCATTTCTTATATGGAGACGCAACACTGAAGATATAATTGTAATATTCACTACGTCTCAAGATCGTGAGTAAGAGGCTCCCGAATGACTTCATAAATTCGAACTTGAACTTCCTACTATCTTCAGACTATGCCATAGAGTTGTAgtactataaaaaaatcaacatttaacgacaattttcaaaaattattgaaataacCTTCgcaatatgaaattttttgcaataattttatatttttagggGTAATTTTTTCACCATTTAGCTGCAGtagctaaatttgaattttaattaaaaacaatagCAGCGGTTTAACAATGTCACGTGGCATCTTCTTGTGCCTCCACGTGTCATCCTACCAACCAACGCGCGCGTCACCCAAAACGGCCACCTGGAGCGCTGGAAATAATTCCCAGCGCTTAATTTCCCGTGCTTCTCCCACGTTTCGATACTGGGCTCCCCAAGGCCCCCCTGTGCTGCTAGGCCTCTCATTCGCACTGCTGCACAAATTATTCTTATAGTATGTGTGGAAACCcatacataatttaaaaaattttaaactaatcaattgaattaaataaaatttatttattgataataaaataaaaagaagagttaacatattaaattaattgattaaaaaataaaaaaaattagattattttctaaattttaatttaattaaatttattttttttatatttatgaataaattttgggacgattttaaaaaattattgtaaaatttattttttttatttgtattaatgaattttgtgatggTTCTTCAAAATAGTTgcaaaatttacttttttttatttttattaataaattttacgataatttctgaaaatcatcgcaaatattaatttattttttttattatttttaaattaatttattttgcggctgttttcaaaaaattgttgtaaaattaattttttttaatgtaaattaattaattttaaggtaatttttcaaaaatcaccaaaaaaatactaaagaaatcgccacaaaataccatgttttgcaatagtttttaaaatcgtcgcaaaatacctatttttttgtagtgtaaatGACAATTTTTATCTCTTTCAAACAAATTTTGACTACGATCTAGTGCTCGTTCCATTGAGTACACGAAATCAAGACCTGCATGTAATAAAATACGTTACGTacaattaactaaattaatcattaaaAGTAAATACCATTTACGTAGTCAACTTGCCACCAAGCGACGTCATCACCAGTCTTTCCTGAGATATAATCGACAAACTTTGATTGGGCTTCCGAGTTATCATTCCAACTCTAGATGGATCGGTATTGTAACGCCCtaactaaataattataattttatttaggcATTTAGCTATCGAGGAAACCATAATATTAATACTAGcgagcaaaaaaaataaataataaagaaaataataaatatatatgtatataatattgagtgataatctaatatatatatatatatatgtgggcgCGCGCTAAGTGAAAATCACAGCTAAGGGTATGTTTGATTagtcatatttttcataaaaaatgataatttttgaTCTAAATTCTAACTTTTGAGATGTTGGATTAGTAATATTTTTCACGAATACAAGTCCTAACTTTTAATCACTTGATcattttttctcacttttgctTGAAAACCAGTTCTCAGGGGAGAGAATTCATTTTCTAGGCAATCACTAACTCCCTCATCACTCCCAACACTCCTTCAACCTCGATTTTCTCCTGAAATCGGCGTCGAATCTTTCTCTTGTTCGTCACCATCTTCATCAGAGACTATTGCTCTTGAATCTCAGCGAGCAAGATGGTTACGTGGGGCAGCGAAGAATCGATCTTTTTCTTCAAGAAGATGTGCTTCATCTCCGACAGCAACTTCATCTCGCACATGACAACATCGTCAACCTCCTGAATGGAGTCGGCGTTATAGGGGAACTGGGCCTTCTGCAGCTCGGCGTAGGCTGCTTTGGCGACGGAGACGGTGGCGAAGAGCTTGGCCATGAACGTTTCCAAGGTTGGCCCTGTTCCTCGCTGGCTTGTGTTCCTAAGGAATGAAGAGGCAGAAGCTGGAGTTGGAAAAGGTTTTGGTGGCGGTTTTGGTGTGGATGATTTTGTGGAAGGTCTTGGAAAGCTTTGTTCTTGGTTGGAGCCAAAGTGGGTTTCAGAGAATCCATCAATGGCGGAGGCAGCAGCAACGTGGAGAATTGGGGTTTTAGAGTGAAGAGAATTGGGCGATGGTTGGGCAAGCGtggagataaaaaataatatgtaatatataaaaatgactatttttataaaaaaataatgataatcaaatataaaaaattaaaaaaaatataaataatttttgagtagaaaattaagtcaatcaaatatcttcaatttatattttttctagaatttaatctaggcaattcaattgtctagaaaatattttctttctacctaaatttcatacttgtaatcaaacacaccctaagtaaaaatttaaacacataaaataaatataagtgtgtaacaaaaataacaataacaacaatggaaataataagaataataagcATTATAGTAAGATACCTCACGTCCATGTCTTGAGCTTATgttacataatataataaaaaatatatatgttcaatGCAACATGAGTTGTGCAATGGGGCTAGAGAACCACAATGTGCAACCTTGATcaatatagatataataatatagtaatatacatacttatatatatattaagcggTGGGGTTAGGCGGTGGTGGAGGCCGGACTAACCCagcgtatatacatatatttattcaaGGTGAAGAGAGGGAGAACAGCCGCACGGAGGAAGAAATCGcgagaagaaggaggaggaggaggaggaggagagggTGCGGCCGAGCAGCGGCAGTGAGTTTTAACGGGCGGCCGTGAGGTATCCCTGCTTTCTCCCTCATTTTCGGCCATAACTGTGAGCTTCCCCTGCAAATGTTACGCGGTGTGGTTgagtatatatttttgtgttgcGGCGGCCATGGCTGATTCTTGCTGTCCTTAGAGAGTgccgtgtatatatatataatgtttgtgtgtgtgtattgtgGCTGAACAGAGGAGCACGAAATGAAAGAAGATGAACCAGTTGGTGTAAGAATTATCTTGTGACTCAcatgataattaagtaaatatcacaataaatattatagtgtttatttaatgatataatcaagtttattatcaaatataattatattaatctgataagataaatataaaaatttaataagataatggtaaatcctaattctatttgatttaaaagatgTTAATGATAACTCCTAAGAGTCTTGATGGGAAACTActtctactattataaataggggtttggTCCTCTCTCTACCCAACACAATCAAAAGCATTACAGTTATATTATTCCATCATTACAGTTGAGGTCAAGGGGGAGAAACCAGATTCTGGCATTTTGTCTTCAACCGGTATTTTTCATTACGGTATTATCTGTTATGGATTCAGGTACGTATTTAATTGCAGTTTATGTGATTTACATGAGTTTTATGATTATGGGCATAATGATTAATTGTATATTATGTTTCTCatacaatattatgattttaacttacatgtggtatcagagcctacgTTATAAAACTTGTGTATTTTCCGTTTAGAGTTATGTTTTCTGTATTTTTGCGTAAATTAAATGTgcgtaaaaataaaataaaaaggagaaCAGTAAGCAGTGAATCTACCTGTTGCGCATGTCGTGCGATTTTGGTGGCCGTGGGATTATGTGTTCCTCCATGGCCATGGCGGTGATTGTTGTGCGTCGGCTGCAACCACGAAATTTCCAGTGGTCGATGACAGTCATATAAAAGTTCTTCTTCATTGCGCATGGCAAAGAAGACCAATCGATCACGGCCTTATGGGCTGCCGCCGTCGATCGTTAGTTATCATTGATCTTGGCCATAACAGAGGCATCGATCTCTGCTGCTCGTGACGGAGCTTGCAATGCCATAGCCGCGACCTTGTGTATTCTGTCAATGGGTCATTCAAGCTATTACCAGTATGATGGTGGCTAATTATGCCTCGCACTACCATCGATCGATGTTTCACCATGGGTGACCTGAAGTGGGTTGTTTTCGCCATAACAGAAACCGATCAATCGATCATCGGCTATGGGATGTCTTGCTCCCTGTTTGCGAAGATCGATCGGCATTAAGTGTTAACCGATCGGTCGAAGGCCACGATTTCTTCATCATCACAGTGGATTCAAGCTTCTTGCCATAACGGTGGTCGATGAGAGCTTGTAGCTTACCATGACTGTTGGTGTAAGCTTCATGATGTTTCTCACATAACGGTGGTCGACCGAAACTTGACCATTATAGGGGAGGTCAATCGGCCGAAGCTTGACGTGGTCTCCTCGCCGTCATCGATCTTATCCGATCGCCCCTTCCATGATAGTAGCATCGCGGTTGAATAATTCTGTGTCACCATTCTTGTTACTCACGATGGCTATGGGGATTTGTGTGTTCTTCCATGGTTGTCATGATTGGTGAGTCATCGGTCTTGTTTTTTGATGACCGACGACATGATGGTGCCAATGCAAGTCGCTAATCGACGACGGTATggttgagaggaagaagaagcgaCGAAGAGGGCTGCGctcaaagaagaagatgagaggcGGTGGCGGTGCAATAAAgggtttgaaaaatcctaagagtttggtgaagaagaagatggttgACCCATTAAACTTGCTGGGTCACCCACTGGGTCATATCCAAGGCCCATCACGAACCCATTACGCAAGTAACGCGGATCTGGATCCATTAATGCGATCTAGACCCATATCCAATTACATTTTTTCccattaaaaaagaaagaaagaaaggggaattatgatatttataatttaaaatttatattaagaaaaatttgttaGTCACAAAAGTGACCAAATTttgtaaagtaaataaatttcaaattataaattaatagatccataattgaatttatttatatatatacaattatggtatgtgtatatatataataagtgaaataaatatttatgtctcaaaatttatattaagaaaaatttgttaGTCATCAAAGTAGCTAAAttttgcaaaataaataaattttgagctataaattattttcaattttcccaTAAACATTATAGTTGAtgacattaaagttttgtttgATAATTGTTTATGAGTAAATTGAAATTTGCATTATAAGGCTATTCGGGATTAACGCAAAAGTTAATTATTTGTCTTATAATTGTCAAACATAAATGTGATagttattatgttttgttaattttattttacatatccAAAGATAGCAAATAGATTTAATTAGtgcatatttaattatcaattattattttattttgtacatcttagtaTCGCCCAAAGGAGAACTATGATGTGCCTTATGATTAATATCTGAATATGAAATTacgtaaattttttttatgcattaatgttgagtatttaaatttcttttgcagTATCTGTGCCTGTTTCAATGCATTCACAAGCATCATTTGTACCATTTTTTAACGGATTAAATTTCTCCAACTGGAGTGAACAAGTTCAGTTTCACTTAGGTGTTCTGAATCCTGATTTAGCACTTAGAACTGAGAAACCTGCTGATCTCACCGATAAAAGCACCAATGAGTAGAGGGAATTCTATAAAGTATGGGAGAGATCAAACAGATTGTGCCTTATGTTTATGCGGATAACTATTGCAAACAACATTAAGTCAGCGTTTCCCAAAACTAAAAATGCTAAGGAACTTATGAAGTTCGTGGAAGGGCGTTCCCAGACTGCTGATAAGTCTCTGGCCGGTACATTAATGAGTTCTTTGACCACCATGAAATATGATGGTTCTCGTACCATGCATGAGCATATTCTAGAAATGATTACCTGAGCAGCTATTAAAGACCCTGGGAATGACCGTGGATGAGTATTTCTTGGTACAATTTATTCTCAATTCCTTGCCTCCATAGCAATATGGGCCATTTCAAATGAACTATAACACTATAAAGGATAATTGGAACGTCAATGAATTGACTAGTATGCTCATTCAAGAGGAGACAAGGCTGAAGAACCAAAGATCTCATTCCGTTCATTTTCTAAAGCATCAAGAAACTGGTAACAATTTCAAGAAGAGAAGTGGCAAGAGCAAGAAGAAAGGTCCTCGTAACCTGAACGATTCCTCGAAAGGCGCTCATAAAGAACCTATGGCTGTTAAGTGTCACTTTTGTAAGAAAAGTTGACATATGAAGAAAGACTACTTGAAACGTAAAGCTTGGTTCGAAAAGAAAGGTAAGCTTTGTGTTTTAGTATGTTATGAATCAAACTTTACTGAAGTTCCACATAATACTTGGTGGATTGATTCTGGTTCTACTACTCATATTTCTAATAGGATGCAAGGGTTCCTTACGATCCGAACCACAAGGCTAAATGAAAGTTTCGTGTTCATGGGGAATAAAAGTAAAGTTCCCATTGAAGGCGTTGGCACTTATACCGGACATTACTTAGATTTATTAGAAACTCTTTATGTTCCTACATTTACTCGAAACTTAGTTTCATTACAGAAACTTGATGtaattggtttttcttttaaatttggttCTGGATCTTTTAGTTTATTCAAACATAACAGTTTTATTGGTTTCGGTATATTAAGTGATGGTCTCTACAAGTTTAAACTTGATAATGTGTTTGCTGAGACTTTGATAACCTTGCAGCATAATGTTGGTACTAAACGCAGTTTAGTTAATGCAAATTCAGCTTACTTGTGGCATAAACGTTTGGGTCATATATCTAAAGAAAGGATGGAAAGATTAGTAAAGCATGAAATCCTTCCATATTTAGATTTTACTGACCTTGAATTATGTATTGATTGTATTAAaggcaaacaaacaaaacacacTAAGAAAGGAGCCACAAGAAGCTCACAACTTCTTGAAATTTTACACACCGATATTTGTGGGCCTTTTGATGCTCCATCTTTTGgtggagaaaaatattttatcacctttattgatgatttttcacgTTATGGTTATGTTTATCTATTGCATGATAAGTCTCAATCTATCAATGCACTTGAGGTGTATATTAAAGAAGTTGAGAAGCAATTAGATAAAAAGGTGAAAATTGTAAGATCAGATAGAGGTAGTgaatattatgaaaaatttgatgaatCAGGTCAATGTCCAGGACCATTTGCCAAATTCCTTGAAAGACATGGTATTTGTGCTCAATACACAATGCCAGGtccaccacaacaaaatggtgtttctAAAAGGCGTAATCGTACCCTAATGGAAATGGTTAGGAGCATGATGAGTCATTCATCTTTACCCTTATCATTGTGGATGTATGCATTAAAGACAACTATGTATTTTCTTAATAGGGTTCCTGGTAAGGCAATTCCAAAAACTCCTTTTGAATTGTGGACGAGTAGGAAACCTAGTTTAAGGCACATACATGTTTGGGGTTGCCCAGCAGAAGTAAGGGTTTATAATccacatgaaaagaaattggactTTAGAACTATCAGTGGTCATTTCATTGGATATCCGGAAAAGTCCAAAGGGTATAGATTTTATTGTCCTAGTCACAGTACTAGGATTGTTGAAACTGGAAATTCTAGGTTcattgaaaatgatgaaattagtgGGAGTGATAGAATGCATAATATCAGCATTCAAGAAGTCAGGGTGGAAGTTCCTATGCCCAAGACTGATAAAGTTGTTGTTCCTCGAGTTGCAATCCAACCAAATAACAGTCAAGAACAACAAACACTCCATGATGAACCGGCAGCAGTTAAACCACAAGCAATGGCATTAAGGAGATCTCAAAGAGACATAAAATATGCTATTTCTGATGAATATGTGATTTATCTACAAGAGTCTGAATTTGACTTAGGAATTGATAACGATCCAATTTCATTTAAGCAAGCCATGGAATATGATGATTCTACTAAATGGTTAGATGCCATGAAAGAAGAGTTAAAATCTATGGATCAAAATCAAGTCTGGATCTCGTTAAATTGCCTGAAGGGTATAAAAgagttggatgtaaatgggtctttaagACTAAACGTGACTCTAAAGACAATATTGAACGACATAAAGCCAGACTTGTTGCCAAAGATTTTACTCAGAAAGGCGGCATCGATTATAAAGAGACTTTCTCACCAGTTTCTAAGAAAGATTCTCTTAGAATCATCTTGGCTTTAGTGGCTCATTATGATTTGGAATTACATCAAATGGACGTAAAAATAGCCTTTCTTAATGGGAATTTAGAGAAAGAGGTCTATATGGATCAACCTGAGGGTTTTTCAGTTGAAGGAAAGGAACACATGGTgtgtaaattaaagaaatcaataTACGGACTTAAGCAAGCCTCCCGCCAATGGTATCTAAAGTTTAATAATACCATTGCGTCTTTTGGCTTTCAGGAAAATACCGTTGATCGGTGTATATACATGAAGGCTAGTGGgagcaaatttatttttctaatcctgtatgttgatgacattctgCTTGCTGCTAATGATCTTGGTTTATTACATGAAACCAAGAGGTATTTCtctaagaattttgaaatgaaagatatgggagagGCAACTTATGTGATAGGAATAGAAATATTCCGTGCAAGATCACAAGGATTGTTAGGGTTGTCTCAGAaagcatatattaataaaattttagagaGATTTAATATGGATAAATGCTCATCAGGGGTAGTTCCAATTCAGAAGGGGGATAAATTTAACCTTATGCAATGCCTGGAAACTGAATTGGAACGAGAGATTATGCGAAATATTCCTTATGCATCTGCAGTTGGGAGCCTAATGTATGCTCAAACTTGCACCGGATCAGACATAAGCTTCGCTGTCGGGGTTCTAGGCAGATATCAAAGTAATCTAGGCCTTGATCACTAGAAAGCTGCAAAGAAGATTTTCAGATACCTGCAAGGAACTAAAGGTCATATGCTCACTTACAGAAGATTCGATCATCTTGAGGTGATTGGCTATTCAGATTCAGATTTTTCCGGATGTGTTAATACCAGAAAATCAACATTCGGCTACCTATTCCTATTAGCCGGAGGAGCAATCTCATGGAAAAGTGCGAAACAGTCTGTAATCGCTGCATCCACTATGGAAGCTGAGTTCGTGGCTTGCTTTGAGGCCACCGTCCATGGTTTATGgctacaaaattttatttcagggCTTCAGATTGTCGACAATATTGCCAAGTCGATGAAAATTCATTGTGATAACTCCGTAGCAGTATTCTTCTCTAAAAACGACAAGTATTCTAAGGGTGCTAAGCATATGGAAATCAAATACTTAGTCGTTAAAGAAGAAGTTCAGAAACATATAGTGTCAATAGAGTATATTAACACTAACCTTATGATTGCAGATCCTATGATAAAAGGACTGCCAcccaaaatatttaatgaacATGTTGAAATGATGGGTATTTTAGGTATTATGTAATTTGACTCTATTAAATTTTATGCATTTGACACTTTGATTTCATATGTTTCTGATATTCCTGTTTTCTATTTGTATACATAACTGTTTAGAATGAAGTtgatagaaataattaaagttgAACCGTCATGATCAACTTCATTAAAGGTCATGTTAAGTTGGAAGTTAGTGTTGTGGTACATGGAAGGGATTGGGTAAAAAAGAATTGACTCACAACCGCCATGAACcgtattaatattttaacttaataatGACGTTATGGtaaccaaaataaagagaattaaAAGATGATTGTTTGTGCACATTatgttatttcttattaaaTCATAAAGGTAATATCATATGAGccaagtgggagaatgtaagaattatcttgtggctcacatgataattaagtaaatatctCAACAGATATTATAGTGTTTATCTAATGAGATAATCAAGTTCATTATcaaatataattgtattaatctgataagataaatataaagatttaataagataatggtCAATCCtaattctatttggtttagaagATGTTAACGATAACTCCTAAGAGTCTTGATGGGAGACTACTTCTAcaattataaataggggtctgGTCCTCTCCCTACCCAACACAATCAAAAGCATTACAGTTATATTATTCCATCATTACGGTTGAGGTCAAGGGAGAGAAACCAGATTCTGGCATTTCATCTTCAATCGGTATTTCTCATTACGATATTATCTGTTATGGATTCAGGTACAcatttaattacaatttatgTGATTTACATGAGTTTTACAATTATGGGCATAATGATTAATTGTATATTATGTTTCTCatacaatattatgattttaactTACAGTTGGTGcgtctatgtatatatatatgaggtgtaaacataaacataataataataatagtaatatgaaTATAATGAATGTAATAAGtaataactataatatatataataaataaatgaatataagaAGTAAATAAAgctaaaaacataataataataacgataatattaaggaagaagaagaaatggtgTGCGTAtgtatctatatctatataaataTTGAGCAAACATTTAGTGTACATTATAATGTAACAATGGCATGTTCATATTTATAATACCATGTGAATAAGGGCTTAGTTTAAAAGGGTAAGTGGTTAATTTAGAGGATAAGTATTAAGTAGTACATGTCACTATCTTATCGTAGGACATCCACTATGGTGCGCGCAGGGGCTAGGGTCCGTCCTTCTTGGCTAACTGGTTGTTGTGTACCTAAGAGTGTGGATTGCATAGCTATTGGATGTCATATGTCGCATCACGTCAGTTGATGGCTAGTGTATGGGCGCTAATTATCGATTGAAGTGATAGACATGTGACGTACCAGGATAGCTTACACTCTGATACACCACCTGTGCATTCCTCTTGCATGGTGTTGGTTGTCATGGGGTGCGGCTTGCATTGAGGGGAAAACATGTGACTGTTGTGTTTGTTCACGAGCATGTTAGATTACTACAGGATAGCTAGTCACGTGTATTGCATGgcgtgtgtattcctatgtgggcgagCGTGGCTTaatgcatggcttatgggggctatgtatcacACTAATGCTCATTATGCCACCATAATATTATTTGTTCATTGCATGGTAAGAGTTGAGCATGGGGACGACAGTGGTTGGCAGCTTCACTTCACCCGGTTCCCCCGAGGAAGGGGAAGGGTGTGTATTCCATTTAGGTGCACTTAGCTAGGATACTTGTAGGTATTGTGGTATCGATTTACTAGTCTGTCTTAGGCTATTTGTAGGTTTGTAAGTAGGACTTAGGTGCCGTTGTGTGTTATATGGGCCCCATGAGCCTGGTTtgtgcattttattttatccttattttaaGTTGGATTGTGCTGCTTCATGACCATGTATTGTGTGCAAGGCTACATACGGGGTATTGGATTGTTTTAGATTTTTGATTTTGTCGACCATTTCTTTATGtcatgcttgttgagtcttgtgattCACCCTTATTCCTTTTCATTTCAGGaaaaggcaaaggcaaaggcaaagCGAAGGTCGTGGGTGAGTCAAGTGGCACCTGATTGGACACATATATGGTGTACATGACAGCACTTGCAAGGCTTATTTTGTCTAAGCCGATCCCCTTTACTTTTGGGCCTTGAGTGGCGTTGTGCCATGTTGTTTATACCTAGGGCATCGGCAccttgttgtatatatatataaactgtaaTATcccgtattacatggtgttagaaataaataattcctaattattttgaaaaggaTATTGAGTGGTTAGTTTTGAGAAAATGGGctaataaattattgaaaatggGTTTCgaatactaaataaattattgaattgaCGGCAGGGAATGCCCTCGGACTTGGATGCCCAGGAAAGAGGATTTGATA
It contains:
- the LOC127797773 gene encoding uncharacterized protein LOC127797773; translated protein: MRNEEELLYDCHRPLEISWLQPTHNNHRHGHGGTHNPTATKIARHAQQVLGHIFVQLRQTEKAQEFLKKATKIDPCDGQRNHCKAFDQEVLPNANEELHVISFLNSASVIVETCKIYPTTHARFKLYSL